TTAGCCGATTGGCGTTCGCCACGATTGCGACGCAATCACCGGAGCTGACGTCTCGCAGGAAACGCAGTTCGGCCGTAGCGAATGCCGCATGACCCGAGCTAGAGCCTTTGGAACAAAGCACTAGGCGAACATACTACCACGCTCGTCGGTAAGGACGGTCGAACCTCAGTGCTCTGCCGAATTTGCAATCACGATTTGACGATTTCAATGAACAATCCACTCGGCCGGATTGTGCGGACGTGATGGTTTGATGTGTGGCATTTTTCAGTGGCATTGTTTTAGCGACATAGATGTTGGGCAAACCCATCAAGCCGAATTACGGATCTGAAAACTCGCTCTCCGCGAAGGAAGCGGATAACTTCAAAGCGATCACTATCGCAGTGGATAGGAAAAGATTGGGGCACGGTTGTGCCTGAAATTGGCCGCTGGCTTTAGCCACGGATGTGTCGCTTTAAACGCGACCGTCAACTTCGTTGAACACTTGGCAATTCGGCCGTCACGGGTGACCTCGCGTTAGACCTCGCTGATGACCGCATACTGTCGGCGTCCCGATTTACCGATCCAAAGAACGACAGGCTTGTCACCACAGTTTCGATAGCGACGTTCAAGAGTGTTGGCGTCACCGGCTGCACCGCGCGTTTTGACCCGCTGCGGATAACAATTCATTTGACGCAACGTTCGACGCAATTTCCGGTCGTCACTACTACCCGACCAGAGAATCCGTTTGCAGATTGCGTTTGCGGTATCGATCGAGGCATCAGAGGTAAGAAATCCGGAGGGGCCGCCCAGCGTTTTCGCGTCGTAGGCAACAGCAAAGGCATCCGTTAGTCCTGCCGCCCGAATTGCGGCATCGGGGTCGATCATGAACTGCAGCGGCTGAGCGACGTGTGGGGCAGTGTCGGAGCCGAGCAATTTGGCTGTCACATGAAATACGATTGCATCGCCGTCTTCGGAAATCGTTACCGCACTACGTCCTCCACCGGCGAGTGAAACCTCTAAGTCATCGCTCGCTTTTGCGATCGACTCGCCAAACAGAACCGACTGCTCACGAACGCTACCACGGAGCGAGATCCAAACGCGATGCCGCTCTGGACGATCCTCTAGCGATGCAGCGGGAGCGATTTTGACCACCCCACCACAAGCTTTCTCGGCAATCTTTTCGACTGCATCCCACGTCGGAGAATAATAATCGACATGAGTCGTGCGCCCTCCGTCACGACGGCGGTCGGGGTCAAGATGCACCCACGAGCGATCGCCAATCAGTTGCTCTTCGGCGCGACCAATGAGGACTGTCCAATTACGATCAAGCCTGGATCCATTTCCGTTCGCTAAATTTCGATCGGCCATCGCCGCGATCAAAGCGTCAGCATCGACCGCTTGAAGATTCACCACTTTCGTGCTCGACGTTGTCAATGCGATCGCGTCAGCACCGATTCCACAACACAGATCGTAAACATCCCCATCGCCAGTCCAGCGAGATTTTCGCTGGGCAACCGCGATTGGCGTCGACTGCGCAAGCGATCGCTCATCGCACCACCAGAACCCTTCGCCTAGCTTGCGTTTGGCTTTGCCCTGAACCGCCAGAACAGCGGTTGCTAGTCCGTAGTCGTCATCGCTCAAATGACCTCGAATCGCTCGCATGAGATCATGCGACGAGAGGTCTTGTTGCTGCAGCGCGATCGGCTTTAGCACTGCCTCGAGTCTGACAAGCCGATCGAGGTTGAACTGGAAGAGGTCACCCGGTATTGCCATTCGATCGAGCTATTGTGGCCCGGACCAGAAGACGCAATCGATCATGAAGGTCGCCATGATGACGAAAATTTAAGACCATCGCCCGGGGCACGTGATCTAAACAATCCGCCGATTCGAGTGTCAGCCCCACGCATCGCAGCGAGTGCCTCGTTCCAACACGATTTTTGGATTAGCCGTATGGCGTTAGCTACAATTTCGGTGCAATAACCGGGGCTAACGCCCGTCGGCTGATGGGCCAAACGCAAGCATAACTCTAGGATTAGCCGCTTGGCGTTAGCCACGGTTTCGGTGCATCAACCGGGGCAAATACCCGTCGGTTGATGACTCGCACCCGTGTTTTTCAATACGAAACGAAGCCCTAACCTTCGACTTCGATGCCCATGCTGCGAGCGGTACCTTCGATCATGCGGACCGCTTGATCCATCGTTCGCGCGTTCAGGTCAGCCATCTTCTTGGTGGCAATGTCTTCACACTGGGCGCGGGTGACTTTGGCGACCTTGTCCAAGTTGGGCACACCACTGCCTTTTGCGATTCCGGCAGCTTGCTTCAGCAGCGAGGCGGCCGGTGGGCTCTTGGTGATGAATTCGAAACTACGGTCATTGTAAACCGTCACGATTACGGGAATTGGGGTCCCGTTGTACTCTTTGGTACGATCGTTGAACGCTTGGACGAATTGGCCCAGGTTGACACCAAACTTACCGAGGGAGGTACCGACGGGAGGTGCGGGAGTGGCTTGTCCACCAGGAACTTGAAACTTTGCTTGGCCGGTAACTTGCTTTGCCATGACTGCTTAATTGTCTTCGAGACGTTTTGTTGATATTTGGAGGGCCGATAGGTTACTTACAGTGGCTCAACTTGCCAGTGGTGTAGCTCCATCGGAACGCTCCGACCAAAGATATTGATAATCACGGTCACGCGACCGTTCGCTTCATCGACTGCGTCGACGTCACCTTCCTGGTTCTCAAAATTCCCTTCTTTCACACGCACTCGGTCACCAACCTTGAAGGGGATACCGACTTTAATCGGCGCGTCCTCTTCGTCCTCGGTTTCGGGACGATTGATGAAGCGATCGACATCCAACGGATCCATTGGCATTGGCTTTCCGGCCGATCCGGTGAAGTCACTAATGCCACCGGTTTCGCGGACGAGAAACCACGTGTCATCGTTGATTGCCATCCGGGCCATAATGTAGCCGGGAAGGAGCTTGCGTTTAGTGATTCGTTTTTTTCCGTCACGTGTAAACGTCGCCACGTCTTCGCTCGGCACGACCACCTCGCCGAAGAACTCTTCCATGCCTTCCATCTTGATCCGCTTTCGCAGTGCGTCGGCGATGGAATCTTCACGGTTAAAAGCAACCTTGAGGATGTACCAATCCATTTCGACCGCGTCTTCATCGACGTGGACGTCGTCGCTTGCCGATTCAGTGGCAGCCGCTTCGGTCGCATCATCACCTTCGGACGAGACTTCCGATTCCGAATTCAACTCGGTTTCATCGGGTTCGATGGGTTGCGGTTCTTCCGACATAAGATGATGGGGGGAGTGTTTTGGATTCGATGAGACGTTGGCGGCAAATCGCATCGCCAACGCTGACGAGCGACAATCGGTTAAGCCGTTGCCCACAGCATGTTGAAGAATGCCTGCCAGAAGATATCAAACAGGAATAGCGAGACGGCGAGGATCACAATTGTCAAGATGACAACGATCGAGGCTCGCTTCACTTCGTCCCGGGCCGGCCAACTTACCTTTTTCATCTCCGCTTCGACGGCGATCAAAAAGTCCGCGAACATCGGCCAGTTTACGAGACGGAAGCCGATCCAAAAACCGATCAACAGGATTGCGCCTGGGGCACCAACGACCAGCAGGTTACTGCTAAACGACCCGTTGAGCGTCGAGTAGAGCGACCAGCAACCGAGGGCGACGATGACCCAAATCGACAACGCCGTTAATTGACGAACGACGCGTCCTTGATTGGGCTTGAACACACTCGTATGGAACAGTTCGCTGAGCAGCGAGCCGCCACTGGCAGTCGAATTCGCGTTACTCCCGGCGATATCTCGAGACACGGTAGGTCCTTGTGTTGGTAGTGGCCGATCACTGGCCGACGGAAAATGCCCCAGCGGACAGCTCCTCGATTTCGAGGGGCCACTCGACGTCACTGTCACGCACCGTAATGGTGCGTCCGCGCCGCCAACGGGCCCGAATCGACAGGGGATCCTGACGGGTCATGGGCGTTAACGAGATCATCGTACTGGCAAGCCCCGTCTTGGCACCAGACCAGCAAAATGACTGTTAAAAAGCAGGAGTGGAGGGACTCGAACCCCCAGCCGCTGGTTTTGGAAACCAGAGCTCTGCCAATTGAGCTACACTCCTTTGCCAAAGTGTCCACATCTGTGAGCCACTTCGGTGACGTATTCTAACGCAGAGAACCAACGTCCCGACAGGCGGTCCGCTGGCTCTCCGGTGGATTTCTCTAAGATTTGACCGGTGGGCACCGGCCCCATCGGTTAGCCGAGACTACTCGACGATCTTGGTGACAACGCCCGAACCAACGGTACGGCCGCCTTCACGAATCGCGAAGCGAACACCGTCGTCCATCGCGATCGGCTTGTGCAATTCGACGGTCACTTTGACATTGTCGCCGGGCATGCACATTTCAGCACCTTCCAAATTCGCCGTTCCGGTCACGTCAGTGGTACGGAAGTAGAACTGAGGACGGTAACCGCTGAAGAACGGCGTATGGCGTCCGCCTTCGTCTTTGCTCAAGCAATAGACTTCGGCTTCGAACTTGGTGTGCGGGGTGATCGAACCTGGCTTCGCCAAGACTTGACCACGCTGAATCTCTTCACGCTTGACACCACGCAGGAGGCAACCGACGTTGTCACCGGCACGACCTTCGTTCATTTCCTTGCGGAACATTTCAACGCCGGTGCAGGTTGTCTTCGCTGAGTCGCTTTTCAGACCAACGATCTCGACTTCTTCGCCGACTTTGATGACACCACGCTCGATACGACCCGTCGCCACGGTACCGCGACCTTCGATCGAGAAAACGTCTTCGATCGCCATCAAAAACGGCTTGTCGTCTTCGCGAGTGGGCTCTGGGATGTACTCATCCAGAGCGTCCATCAAGTCGCTGATGCACTTGCTAGCCTCAGGATCGGCGGGGTTGTTGTAAGCCGGCAACGACGAACCTTGGATGACGGGGACGTCATCGCCGGGGAAGTCGTACTTGCTAAGCAGTTCGCGGGCTTCCAACTCAACCAACTCCAGCAATTCTGGATCGTCGACCAAGTCACACTTGTTCAAGTAAACAACGATGTAAGGAACACCGACCTGACGAGCCAAGAGGACGTGCTCTTTCGTCTGAGGCATCGGGCCGTCCGCGGCCGAAACGACCAAGATCGCTCCGTCCATCTGAGCCGCACCGGTGATCATGTTCTTGACGAAGTCAGCGTGACCGGGGCAGTCGATGTGAGCGTAGTGGCGGTTATCGGATTCGTACTCGACGTGAGCCACTGCGATCGTCACAGTCTTTGTTTCGTCACGAACGGTACCACCCTTGGCGATATCCGAATAACCCTTCGCTTCCGCCAGGCCCTTTGCGGCTTGGACGGCTAGGATAGCGCCGGTCGTGGTTGTTTTACCGTGGTCAATGTGTCCAATCGTGCCGACGTTAACGTGGGGCTTGGTCCGTTCAAATTGTGCCTTGGCCATTTCTTACTCACCTGTGTCCGGCGACTTGCTACCAGCCCGAGGATACGCCCCAGGCGAGCCCATCAACACGGCGGCCGCGTTCACACCCACGGAAGTTCGCCACGCCAACGGTCGCAACGACCGAACGTTTTCTTCTAAACAGACAGAAAATCGTATCCACGAACGTCCACCACGGACGCTGTGGGAATTGCTTTACATGGCCGATGGGAGGATCATTCTTGCCCACCACCGGCGAGGGTGCGTAGTTGTTGCGAAAAGTCTCGATTCTTGCAATTGCTGATTGCGAAAAATCAACAAGATCGGCACGAACTTTCCAGTTTTGAATTCCCGGAAAGGCGGCGACGATTTCGCGTGCCCGACAAGCTGCTGATGGGACTTGAACCCATGACCTCTTCCTTACCAAGGAAGTGCTCTACCGCTGAGCTACAGCAGCAACGGTCGGTATTGGCCGTTGCCAGCCGTACCCTCGATCGGCCGTCGACTGAGCGACGGCAAACGAAGAGCGGGTGAAGGGAATCGAACCCTCGTATTCAGCTTGGAAGGCTGCTGCACTACCATTGTGCTACACCCGCTTTCTGGAAGACTTCCTTCGCCGCGACCGATGAGTCAGGAGATTCACTCTCCTGCCTTCCAGTTTCAACAGTCGCAAATGGGGGCTATTGGATTCGAACCAATGTAGGCGTAGCCAGCGGATTTACAGTCCGCCCCCTTTAACCACTCGGGCAAACCCCCTTTCGTCCTTTCGAACGCGATTCTCTCTCTCGGCGATTCCGTGCTGCGTATTCTCGCTGTTTCCGTGCTGTTAAATTCCGTCGGGGTCGCCGCCGGACAGTTTCTCATTCTTAGGTTTGCCGTTTTAGCCAGTTTCGGTCATCCCGTCACTGGGGCTAGTCAACTTAGTTTGCCGAAGAACCTCTCGGAAGCTTTAAAAACACAGGACGCAAGCCGACGGCGGTCACCGCAAGCCCAACAAATCCCTGAGTCTTCGACCACTCGCCAAACGCAAATCCGTTCGACTCACGGTTCTCGGACAGGTCCTCAGTCAACAAAGCCAGCGGAGGGACTCGAACCCACGGCCGGCTGATTACAAATCAGCTGCTCTACCAACTGAGCTACGCTGGCAATGGTTGTTCGCCAAAGCCGACACTCCAAATCGCAGCCAATGCGGTCGTATCGCACCACAATCGCTGAGAGACGCAGAGTTTAGCAATCGATCGATTTGGGGCAAGCCGGATTTGGAATCAACTTGACGCAAATACTTTGACCGCCAATCGACTCCTCTTCGACACGCAGGTCCGATCGACGGTTCGGCCTTCCTTTCGGATCCGCCTCGCCACGCTTCGAACCAACCCCGCTTTGAACCAAGTCTGGCTCGGCAGGTACGCAATCATTCGGCATGATCTCGCCCCGGCATGAGACTCTTTGTGCCTTTTTGAGCCCCGGGAACACACGAGAAAGCTCTCGCCGACGGGGACGCGACACGCGAGTGGTGTTTTTGGGACGAGAAATCAGGCTGTTTTTGTTCATCAAATGAGGAGCCATTGCAATCGTCAGGCGAAGTCTGCGAAGGCAAACTTTTTTGCCCAGAGCACACTCCCGACTCCCCATCCCGCGCCGCGGTGATCTCGAAGCTCCCCTGACTTGTGCTTTTTCGCCAACCATTTGACCACACAGGCCCGATGCTAGGACCGGCCCGATGCTAGGACCGGCCCGATGCTAGGACCGGCCCGACGCGAGCGTTTGGCTTGCGACTTCCGGATCGGTGCGGCATCGCTGCCAGCGGTACAACCTTATTGCTTGATCGAGTTCTCGAAGGATTCGGTCAAACGCGTCCCTATCGGTCCGCGTAAACCATGATGCTTTCTTCTTTGGTGACTCGCACGTTGGACTGATCGCTGATCACAAAGGCTTTCACCAAGTGACGTCCCGGTGCGACACCCTTCGCTTTTACCCGATAGACGACTTCGTCGTTTGCCTTGAGCAGTTGACGGGGTGAAAAGCTAACGATCCCGTTGCCTTGGGCGGTAAAATCGCCTTGTTCGGCAAGCGTCAATCCTTCTGGCAATTGCAGCGCGACGTTTACGTTGTTGTCATCACGCGACCCTGTATTGGCCACTCGAATTTCATACGTTGTCACCCCACCTACTTCGATCGGATCGGCGGTATCGGCAATCGAGAAGGTCAATTCAGCCAGCGAATCGACGACCACTTGGGAATCCGCGACCGTCTTCACGCCCAAGTCTGCACTCGCTTCACTTCTCAGCACACGATTGCCTTCCTCGACGGGCAACAAGGTGACTTGGACCTTGCCCCATTCTCCGGCGGGCAGTTCCTCCAGTGACCAGAACACGGCATGTCGTGCCGGGTCGTACTGGCCTTCGAAGTTCGTTTTGACGAACGTGAATCCTCGATCGAGCTGAAGACTTAAATCAACGTTGTCTGCCGGTGCAGTCCCAACGTTGTCGATCCGAAGCTCATACGTTGCCTGACGCTCCAGATATCGCCGTGATGGTCCTGCGAGTGCCAGTTTTAGATCAGGGGAAACCACGTTCACGGAAACAGAATGGGTGGTTTCCAGACCGTCGTCGGCCTTCACACGAATGGTGTTTTCAATCACGCCGGGCTTGACCGCCTTCATCCGCAACACTTGCCGCCGCACCTCACCCGGTCGCAACGACCCGATCAAGTTGTCGAGTTGCTTTCCGGCTGGGTGGGACAATCCCTCTGGAACGTCCTCTTGAAGCAAGACGCCTGTCGCTTCACCACTCCCCGGATTGCTCACCTCCAGCTCGATCTCAAGTTGTTGACCGATCAGCACTTTTTCGGGTGCACGCTGAACGATTTTCAGCTCCGGACGTGTACTGACCGTGCGGACCGACGCTGCCGCTTGGAACGCGACGCGGGCAACGCTGCCAAGCTCGCCTTCCTGCTGCGGTGTCAACTGCAGTGTGATCGTACGTTCCTGGCCAGCTTCTAAATCACCGAGTTCCCAATACAGTTCCGGTTGGTATTTCGGGTTTGGTCGTGGGGTCGCATCGGTCAGCACCGTCCCTTGGGGAACGCGATCGAACACTTGAACGTTCAATGCTTTTGCGTTGCCGACATTTCGGACCGTGATCACGAAGGACGCCGGCTTGCCGACTTTGACTTCTTGGGGGGCTCGTTTTTCGATGATCACCGAAGGCGCTTGCGGACCGTCTAAGTTCCGCTCGCCCGGTGATGCCAAGGTCACCCCCGAAGGATTCTCCGACGCCGCATTTTGTTGTTTAAATCCGGCCGGGTGGTAGATCGAATTGTTCAGCGCTGGGTTGGTTTGCGATGCATTGGTTTGCTGTCCTTGTCCCGGGAAAGCCTGCGTGGGCGGCCCTTGTCCGGGAAGCGAATGAGCAGGCAATTGTGGCAATTGCTGCGTATCACCATACCCCGACGGCATTGCCGTTCCGCCGATAGGACCGGTTTGCACACTTCCCATTCGCAGATTTGGCGACTGCTGCCCACCACTGGGCGATGGGGCATTTTGTTGTGCAAACGCAGGCAGCTGCCCGGCTTGATCGGTTGCTGGATAACCACCCGCACCCGGATTAGGACCGGCGCCGACGGGGATTTCGAACTGGCCACCTGTTTGGGCAAACTCGCCGGTCGGCCCGCCGTTGGGATAACCATTGCCAGCGTATCCAGTGTGGTCCGCTGGCCCTGAGAAATTTGCAGCGGAAGCTTGATCAAAACCACCGAATTGATCTGCTTGCCCAGACGCGCCCACTCGACCTGTCAAGCCAACGGGTTCGGAAACGCTGCCATCGGCACCCACGATTTTTGGACTCGATGCAAAGCCGATCGCCGCTTGCGGGGCATGATTGTCGGTCGCATTCATCGCCGGATGCCCCATCGAATCCGGGTTGATTTTAATCGTGCTCGACGGTGCCTCGGCCAAACGGATCGCTTGGTTGTCCGAACCTGGCATCACGGGTGCCAGCATTGCGGCGGGTCGACCAGACGCCGGGTTGGCGGTGTCGGCCAATCCCGGTGTTGGCATTGGGATCGAATCAGATTCTCCCATCATCCCCGCAGCGGACGGATCAAACGATGCTCCGCTGTCCATTGTCATCGCCGGCGCGTGATCGGCGAAGCCTTCATCACCACCAAAATCGCCGCGAAGATCATTTCCACCACGGAGATCGTTTACCGGCGCGTTGCCGCTAGCGATCGACATCGCGGGAGCTGCACCTTGCGCCCCGGCGTTGCTTGACGTCGCGTCGTGACGCTGCGCGGTATCGTGTTGGGCTGTATCGTATTGGGCTGTGTCGGCGAATTGAATCGACGACATTCGTGGTTGGCTTGGCATCCCCGCAGGCATATCGGCTGTTGTGGGCAACCCGATCGCAAAGTTGGGGCCCGCACCGCCAGCGGTTTCTGTTGCTTGTGGAACGGCCAAAGGCTCGTTCCCATCGCCAGACGCGTCCATCGGAGGCATTTCATCGAAGCCCGGCAGACGCATGCTCGGCCCGGACTCAGAAACGCCAGACATCGACGGCGTACCGGCAGGCAGTGCCATCGCGGCGTCGGCTGCCTCGGTGTGCTGCACCAGACGAACCGAATCGTCTGAGGAACTTTTGGCCTTGCCTTCCTCGCCCGAAGCGTCAAACGGTTTAAGCGCTGAAGCCTCGGCAGGGTCCGCGCTCACCAAGTCGTTCGTCGTTGCTGGATCAGTGTTGTCGAGATCCGCAAGGCCAACCGGCATCGCCGCGTTAGCTTGAGGAATGTTTTCTTCGGTCCAGGCCGATTCAGTTGCCGCGAGCTTCTCTTTCTGTGATTGGGCGGCCATGATGGCGCCCGTCAAAATTGTCACAACACCTGCGGCGAGTCGAACGCCAAACGCTTTCATGGGTCACAATCCGTTGGTGAAAAAACCGTCCTGGTCCTTCTTGAAAGGTTGGCTTTAGCAAAAATGGCAGGGAGATGAAAAGTGCGGTTAAAGAATTCCCAGCAGCCGGCGCGTTCTCTCTGCCCCGCGTTGATGGTTTCCGTCGCCTTCATTCTGGGTTTGCCCACGGGCACACGGCCACGGTTGAGCTGGGATCAACGATCACCAACGCCAGTTGCTGATCGTTGAGAGTGATTCATTTGAAACAAAGCACTGGGACCGTCGCTTTTGCCGGCGTTTTCCTGGCGAGAAAATGCCGTTGCCCCCCAACGACGGCAAATGGCCAGCGATTTTTCGTGAACATCAAACATTTTTTGCTTGAGGGATCGAGACCGAGTGAGGGTCGATCCTGATCGATTGTGCCGGTACGTCACGAAACACACGGCGACCAACGGTCATCCCAGCCCACCCCCCGGTTCAGCGCTGTCAAGGTTTTCGGATTGCCAAACTTTTGACATCAAAATTTGACGACCGTATGGGCTGTTCGACGCTCGGGGTTTCGCATCGGGTCAAAAGTCATCGCTTCCGATTTGGTCCAACACCGAACCGATCACACGGAGGCGAAAAAGATGAGATCAACGGTACGAAATAGACTTCAGAAATTAGTGTTGGCGATCGCCATTGCCACCGGTGCCGGGCCCGCCGCGAACGCAGCCGGCCTAGGGCTGCTCGGTGGCGGTTGTGATTCGTCGGGATGCTGCGACACCCTCGGGTGTGACGGTGACTGCGGATGTGCGACCGGATGCGATTCATCCTGCTTCGATCCTGGATGTTGTGATCGCGGTTGCGATTCCGGCTGCATGTCGTCCTGTGGGGATAACTTGCTGGCCGGCCTGATCAAGCCGACCGATCATTGCTTTGACGACTTTGTCAGCCCAATGATCAACTTTGTCCACTTCGAGGATCCACGTACATTGACCGAGATCCGCCCGATCTTTGTCAATCACTGGATTCCCGATCGGATCGGCAACAACGTGTCTGCCGGCGGGACCGTGCAATTGCTAGCGATGCAATTTCGAGTCGCGTTGACGGAGCGTTTGAGCTTAATCGGTGTCAAAGACGGCTATATCTGGGGTAATACTGACGGAACGTTAGGCACCCTATTAGATGATGGCTGGGCTTCGGTGTCGGCTGGCTTGAAGTACAACTTGCTTCGTGATTCGCAAAGCGGCACGCTGTTTTCGGTTGGGGGGACTTACGAACTCCCGATCGGCAGCCAAGACGCTTTGCAGGACATCGGCGATGGCGAATTCCACCTGTTCGCGACAGGTGGGCAGCGTCTACTCGATGGCAATGCCCACGTGATGTCGGCATTCGGATGGCGGGTTCCTGCAGATGATTCCGTACAAACCGAGTCGATTCACTGGTCCAATCACGCCGACTTGAAAATCACCGATCGCGTCTACCTGTTAACAGAGGTGGCGTGGTGGCACTGGACCGAAGGGGCGAGCGCCGGAACACCACTCGGCGTCGCCGGTCAAGACTTGTTCAATTTGTCAGCGAGTGACGTCGCTGGGAACGATCTGGTGACTCAATCGGTCGGCATGAAATACAAGCCAAATTGCTCGACCGAGTATGGGCTTGCCTACGAATTTCCATTGACGGAATTCAAAGACGTGATCGAAAGCCGTTTGCAAGTCGAAGCGATTTATCGTTTCTAACCAAACAGCTGGTGCTCTGTTCCGGTTCGATCTCAGGGCTAGCCGAATGGCGTTCGCCACGGTTTCCGAGCAATCAGGCGGGACTAT
The sequence above is a segment of the Roseiconus lacunae genome. Coding sequences within it:
- the tuf gene encoding elongation factor Tu gives rise to the protein MAKAQFERTKPHVNVGTIGHIDHGKTTTTGAILAVQAAKGLAEAKGYSDIAKGGTVRDETKTVTIAVAHVEYESDNRHYAHIDCPGHADFVKNMITGAAQMDGAILVVSAADGPMPQTKEHVLLARQVGVPYIVVYLNKCDLVDDPELLELVELEARELLSKYDFPGDDVPVIQGSSLPAYNNPADPEASKCISDLMDALDEYIPEPTREDDKPFLMAIEDVFSIEGRGTVATGRIERGVIKVGEEVEIVGLKSDSAKTTCTGVEMFRKEMNEGRAGDNVGCLLRGVKREEIQRGQVLAKPGSITPHTKFEAEVYCLSKDEGGRHTPFFSGYRPQFYFRTTDVTGTANLEGAEMCMPGDNVKVTVELHKPIAMDDGVRFAIREGGRTVGSGVVTKIVE
- the nusG gene encoding transcription termination/antitermination protein NusG, producing MSEEPQPIEPDETELNSESEVSSEGDDATEAAATESASDDVHVDEDAVEMDWYILKVAFNREDSIADALRKRIKMEGMEEFFGEVVVPSEDVATFTRDGKKRITKRKLLPGYIMARMAINDDTWFLVRETGGISDFTGSAGKPMPMDPLDVDRFINRPETEDEEDAPIKVGIPFKVGDRVRVKEGNFENQEGDVDAVDEANGRVTVIINIFGRSVPMELHHWQVEPL
- the secE gene encoding preprotein translocase subunit SecE encodes the protein MSRDIAGSNANSTASGGSLLSELFHTSVFKPNQGRVVRQLTALSIWVIVALGCWSLYSTLNGSFSSNLLVVGAPGAILLIGFWIGFRLVNWPMFADFLIAVEAEMKKVSWPARDEVKRASIVVILTIVILAVSLFLFDIFWQAFFNMLWATA
- a CDS encoding DUF11 domain-containing protein, which translates into the protein MKAFGVRLAAGVVTILTGAIMAAQSQKEKLAATESAWTEENIPQANAAMPVGLADLDNTDPATTNDLVSADPAEASALKPFDASGEEGKAKSSSDDSVRLVQHTEAADAAMALPAGTPSMSGVSESGPSMRLPGFDEMPPMDASGDGNEPLAVPQATETAGGAGPNFAIGLPTTADMPAGMPSQPRMSSIQFADTAQYDTAQHDTAQRHDATSSNAGAQGAAPAMSIASGNAPVNDLRGGNDLRGDFGGDEGFADHAPAMTMDSGASFDPSAAGMMGESDSIPMPTPGLADTANPASGRPAAMLAPVMPGSDNQAIRLAEAPSSTIKINPDSMGHPAMNATDNHAPQAAIGFASSPKIVGADGSVSEPVGLTGRVGASGQADQFGGFDQASAANFSGPADHTGYAGNGYPNGGPTGEFAQTGGQFEIPVGAGPNPGAGGYPATDQAGQLPAFAQQNAPSPSGGQQSPNLRMGSVQTGPIGGTAMPSGYGDTQQLPQLPAHSLPGQGPPTQAFPGQGQQTNASQTNPALNNSIYHPAGFKQQNAASENPSGVTLASPGERNLDGPQAPSVIIEKRAPQEVKVGKPASFVITVRNVGNAKALNVQVFDRVPQGTVLTDATPRPNPKYQPELYWELGDLEAGQERTITLQLTPQQEGELGSVARVAFQAAASVRTVSTRPELKIVQRAPEKVLIGQQLEIELEVSNPGSGEATGVLLQEDVPEGLSHPAGKQLDNLIGSLRPGEVRRQVLRMKAVKPGVIENTIRVKADDGLETTHSVSVNVVSPDLKLALAGPSRRYLERQATYELRIDNVGTAPADNVDLSLQLDRGFTFVKTNFEGQYDPARHAVFWSLEELPAGEWGKVQVTLLPVEEGNRVLRSEASADLGVKTVADSQVVVDSLAELTFSIADTADPIEVGGVTTYEIRVANTGSRDDNNVNVALQLPEGLTLAEQGDFTAQGNGIVSFSPRQLLKANDEVVYRVKAKGVAPGRHLVKAFVISDQSNVRVTKEESIMVYADR
- the rplK gene encoding 50S ribosomal protein L11, which encodes MAKQVTGQAKFQVPGGQATPAPPVGTSLGKFGVNLGQFVQAFNDRTKEYNGTPIPVIVTVYNDRSFEFITKSPPAASLLKQAAGIAKGSGVPNLDKVAKVTRAQCEDIATKKMADLNARTMDQAVRMIEGTARSMGIEVEG